The Ignavibacteria bacterium DNA window AAATTTCTTAAAATCCTTCGGTTACTCAACTGATGATGAATAATTCCAGATCGCTCATACATAAAAAATATTTCGGTGAAGGTGCCCTCCTTTTTAATACTATAATCTGGGGCGGCACATTTGTAATAGTAAAGAATTCACTGAATGATATTTCCCCGATGCTTTTTGTCGGGATCAGATTCCTTATTGCCTCACTAGTTCTCCTTCCTTTTGCCATAAAGGAATTAAAGAAGCTTGACGGAAAATCTGCACGTATGGGCCTTGTGGTGGGAGTATTCTTGTTCCTGGGTTTTTCCACACAGACAGCAGGCTTAAACTATACAACCGCGACCAAGTCGGGCTTCATTACAGGTTCACTTGTAATGTTCACCCCCCTTCTGCAGCTATTAATTGAAAGAAGGAAGCCTACATTAGGCGCTATGTTCGGAAGCCTCCTGGTTCTGATGGGACTGGTATTCCTCTCGGTAAGGGACACCTCAATATGGAATCTGTTTTATGAGCTGGGGAGCAATTTTAACTTTGGCGACGTGATGACGCTTCTATGCGCCATCTTCTTTGCCATGCAGATAGTGTTCCTGGACCGGGCAAGCCGCCGCATAAACTTTAAGGCGCTTACATTCCTGCAGCTTTCTGCTACTTCAATGCTTGCGCTGCTGCTTGCATTTGCGCTTTCGGCAATGGGCGTTGAACCGGTGCGTGCGGAGTTCACGGGCTCACTCATAGGCGGGCTTGCCTATACGGCCTTTCTTGCCACATTTATTACAATGACAGTCCAGACTAGATTCCAGAAGGAAGTAAGCCCTACGAAGGCCGGAATTATTTATTCTTTTGAGCCTTTATTCTCTGCTGTTTTTGCATTTTTTGCTCTTTCAGAGCGCTTCACGCTTTTCAGTTTTATTGGATGCGCGCTCATTTTCTCGGGACTTTTAGCCTCAGAACTTCTTGAAAAAAGGAGCTCAAAATCCAAAGCTGAAGAGAAAGCGGAGGATGAGGAAGTAAGCCTTGAGAAGAACGGATTTTAAGAAAGACGTATTTTGAAAATACTCCATCTGTTCTTATTTTTCTTTAACAGATAATTTATAAACTATGACAGAAAAACTCTTCAGGGCGGAGATTCTGGCTGAAGGAATGGTCCAGGGTGTAGGCTTCAGGTATTTTGTGCTCAGGAACGCACAGAAGCTGGGGCTAAAAGGGTATACGAAAAACCTGTACACTGGAGACGAAGTCCTTACAGTTGTTGAAGGGAGCAAGGCCACTATTGAAGAGCTTTTTAAGATAATAAGGACGGGTCCCATGCACGCTTCTGTAAACAGGTGCACCATAGCATGGGAAGAGTACACGGGGGAATTTTCCTCCTTTGAAATAAGGCATTAGTTTTCCACAGAAAAGGCCGCCGGGGCAATATTTCCCTCTGGCCTCACAAAACAGTAAGGGTTCCTTAGATGCATTTACCATTCAGGACAGGCTTCGGCTACGATGTTCACGCCTTTGCCGAAGGCCGGAAGCTTATTTTAGGCGGAGTTGAAATACCTTATGAAAAGGGACTTTTGGGGCATTCGGATGCAGACGTACTTCTGCATGCAGTTTCAGACGCGCTTTTAGGTGCCCTCTCCCTTGGCGAC harbors:
- a CDS encoding DMT family transporter, with the protein product MMNNSRSLIHKKYFGEGALLFNTIIWGGTFVIVKNSLNDISPMLFVGIRFLIASLVLLPFAIKELKKLDGKSARMGLVVGVFLFLGFSTQTAGLNYTTATKSGFITGSLVMFTPLLQLLIERRKPTLGAMFGSLLVLMGLVFLSVRDTSIWNLFYELGSNFNFGDVMTLLCAIFFAMQIVFLDRASRRINFKALTFLQLSATSMLALLLAFALSAMGVEPVRAEFTGSLIGGLAYTAFLATFITMTVQTRFQKEVSPTKAGIIYSFEPLFSAVFAFFALSERFTLFSFIGCALIFSGLLASELLEKRSSKSKAEEKAEDEEVSLEKNGF
- a CDS encoding acylphosphatase; translated protein: MTEKLFRAEILAEGMVQGVGFRYFVLRNAQKLGLKGYTKNLYTGDEVLTVVEGSKATIEELFKIIRTGPMHASVNRCTIAWEEYTGEFSSFEIRH